A section of the Candidatus Thioglobus autotrophicus genome encodes:
- a CDS encoding deoxycytidylate deaminase yields the protein MNKWDQRYLALAKEVSTWSKDPSTQVGAVTVGSKKEVLSQGFNGFPRGINDSDERYNNRDIKYQLVVHAEMNAIYNATYSGTSLDGATLYVYGLPICSECAKGIIQVGIKKVVVEKSKELDNWNESVQLSQKMFDEAGVELIINPKN from the coding sequence ATGAATAAATGGGATCAGCGTTATTTAGCACTTGCCAAAGAGGTTTCTACTTGGTCAAAAGACCCGTCCACTCAAGTGGGTGCAGTGACTGTTGGCAGCAAAAAAGAGGTGCTATCTCAAGGATTTAACGGCTTTCCTCGTGGCATTAATGATAGCGATGAACGCTACAATAACCGCGACATTAAATACCAGTTGGTTGTTCATGCTGAAATGAATGCCATTTACAATGCCACCTACTCCGGCACTTCTCTTGATGGTGCCACGCTTTATGTCTACGGCTTGCCAATTTGCTCAGAATGCGCCAAGGGTATCATTCAGGTAGGCATTAAAAAGGTCGTGGTTGAAAAATCTAAAGAACTTGATAACTGGAATGAAAGCGTTCAACTCTCGCAAAAAATGTTTGATGAAGCAGGTGTTGAATTAATTATTAACCCTAAAAACTAA
- the queD gene encoding 6-carboxytetrahydropterin synthase QueD: MFVLKIVTDFASAHSLRNYPGDCSRLHGHNWQVEVLVASKVLDDVGMAIDFREIKQQTKVVVKRLDHQYLNDVAPFDELNPTAENIAKYFYEEVGQLINNQDVRVKEVTIWETLRASVTYSED, encoded by the coding sequence ATGTTCGTCCTAAAAATTGTTACAGATTTTGCCTCGGCTCACTCGCTGAGAAATTACCCAGGAGATTGCTCCCGCTTGCATGGTCATAATTGGCAGGTGGAAGTACTTGTTGCTTCAAAAGTGCTAGATGATGTTGGCATGGCGATCGATTTTCGAGAAATTAAACAACAAACAAAAGTCGTCGTTAAAAGGCTGGATCATCAATATTTGAATGATGTTGCACCTTTTGACGAGCTCAACCCTACTGCTGAAAATATTGCTAAATATTTTTATGAAGAAGTCGGTCAATTAATCAACAACCAAGATGTTCGTGTTAAAGAGGTTACCATTTGGGAAACACTTCGGGCGTCTGTCACTTATTCGGAGGATTAA
- the gyrA gene encoding DNA gyrase subunit A, whose amino-acid sequence MSDDTLNTESPEVFEPNFPIVTIEDEMRDSYLEYAMSVIVGRALPDVRDGLKPVHRRVLYAMDVLGNDYNKSYKKSARIVGDVIGKYHPHGDTAVYDTIVRMAQPFSMRNILVDGQGNFGSVDGDSAAAMRYTEIRMTKLSHELLRDLEKDTVDYNDNYDGSESEPSVLPTRVPNLLVNGSSGIAVGMATNIPPHNLREVVEACLKTIDNEDVTIDELLSVMPGPDFPTAGIINGASGIRQAYETGKGKIYLRSVSHVEGEDKQSIVVTELPYQVNKARLIGKIAELVKDKRVDGITGLRDESDKDGMRMVIELRRGEVPEVMLNNLYKLTEMQTVFGINMVAIDKGMPKLMKLKDILEAFIAHRRDVVTRRSIFDLNKARNRAHLLEGLSVALHNIDDIIRLIKTAQNPTEAKAALVAKTWQGSVIKELIGDRDMAMFKPEDLPAELGLQASGDYQLSDKQAQAILDLKLHRLTGLEKDKIFDEFNELLERIKYLLDILQNPDRLMQVIRDELITIRDEFATARMTQIIEHKIDLTLEDLIAQEDRVVTLSHGGYVKAQSLSDYQAQRRGGKGKAATKMKDEDFVDQLFVANSHDTVLCFSSAGKVHWLKVYELPMASRTAKGKPIINLLPLEKDEVINAILPVSEFSDDQFVFMVTSSGTCKKTSLTNFARPRKGGIIAIELRDGDKLVGVEITSGENDIMLFSANGKSIRFKEADVRAVGRTAIGVRGMKLVNDEIVSAIVADESSPILTATEKGYGKRTELEEYRSQARGGSGVISIKTSDRNGKVVGAIQVTDEDEMMLISNKGTLVRARAADVSVIGRNTQGVTLINISKGEKLVSVAKIAETEDDDSDTQEMSEES is encoded by the coding sequence ATGTCAGATGATACGTTGAACACTGAAAGTCCAGAAGTTTTCGAGCCGAATTTCCCAATCGTTACTATTGAAGATGAAATGCGTGATTCCTATTTGGAGTACGCCATGAGTGTTATTGTGGGGCGCGCATTACCTGATGTTCGAGACGGTCTAAAACCAGTTCACCGACGCGTACTATACGCAATGGACGTACTCGGTAACGACTACAACAAATCTTACAAAAAATCAGCCCGTATTGTCGGTGACGTAATTGGTAAGTATCATCCACATGGCGATACTGCTGTATACGACACCATTGTAAGAATGGCGCAACCATTCTCAATGCGTAATATCTTAGTAGATGGTCAAGGTAACTTTGGTTCGGTTGACGGCGATTCAGCAGCAGCCATGCGTTACACAGAAATCCGCATGACCAAACTCTCTCATGAGTTGTTGCGCGATCTTGAAAAAGATACGGTTGATTACAATGATAACTACGATGGCTCAGAATCAGAGCCAAGCGTTTTACCAACTCGCGTGCCAAACCTTTTGGTTAATGGCTCATCAGGTATTGCCGTGGGTATGGCTACCAACATCCCGCCACATAATTTACGTGAAGTGGTTGAGGCTTGTCTAAAAACAATTGACAATGAAGATGTTACGATTGATGAATTATTGAGTGTTATGCCGGGCCCAGATTTCCCAACCGCGGGGATTATTAATGGTGCTAGTGGTATTCGCCAAGCCTATGAAACCGGCAAAGGCAAAATTTACCTTCGATCGGTGTCGCATGTAGAAGGCGAGGATAAGCAAAGTATTGTGGTCACTGAGCTGCCTTATCAGGTTAACAAAGCAAGATTAATTGGCAAGATTGCAGAATTGGTTAAAGATAAGCGTGTTGACGGTATCACCGGTCTTAGAGATGAGTCTGATAAAGATGGTATGCGTATGGTGATCGAGCTGCGTCGTGGTGAAGTGCCAGAGGTAATGCTTAACAACCTATACAAGCTCACCGAAATGCAGACTGTATTTGGTATTAATATGGTGGCGATTGATAAAGGCATGCCTAAACTGATGAAGCTTAAGGATATCTTAGAAGCGTTTATTGCACATCGAAGAGATGTGGTGACGCGTCGATCTATTTTTGACCTAAACAAAGCGAGAAATCGCGCTCATCTTTTGGAAGGTTTGTCAGTAGCACTGCACAATATTGACGACATTATTAGGCTAATCAAAACAGCACAAAATCCAACAGAAGCCAAGGCGGCTTTAGTAGCAAAAACTTGGCAAGGTTCGGTCATTAAAGAGCTTATTGGTGATCGCGATATGGCCATGTTTAAGCCAGAAGATCTACCAGCTGAACTAGGTTTGCAAGCTAGTGGTGATTATCAGTTATCAGATAAGCAAGCACAGGCCATTCTTGATCTTAAGCTTCATCGTCTAACGGGTCTTGAAAAAGACAAGATATTTGACGAATTCAATGAATTATTAGAGCGTATTAAATACCTGCTTGATATTTTGCAAAATCCAGATCGTCTTATGCAAGTGATTCGCGATGAGCTAATTACCATTCGTGATGAGTTTGCAACTGCACGAATGACTCAAATTATCGAACATAAAATTGATCTGACTCTTGAAGATCTGATTGCTCAAGAAGATCGCGTGGTTACTTTGTCACATGGTGGTTATGTTAAGGCACAATCACTCAGTGATTATCAAGCTCAGCGTCGTGGTGGCAAGGGTAAGGCAGCTACCAAAATGAAAGATGAGGATTTTGTTGACCAGCTATTTGTTGCCAATTCTCATGATACTGTCTTGTGTTTTTCTTCTGCAGGTAAGGTGCATTGGCTTAAGGTTTATGAGTTGCCAATGGCATCTCGAACCGCTAAAGGTAAGCCAATTATTAATTTATTACCACTAGAAAAAGACGAAGTAATTAACGCCATCTTGCCAGTATCTGAGTTCAGCGACGATCAGTTTGTCTTTATGGTGACTAGTAGTGGAACGTGTAAGAAAACCTCGCTAACAAATTTTGCCCGTCCGAGAAAAGGCGGTATTATCGCCATTGAACTTAGAGATGGCGATAAGCTAGTTGGGGTTGAAATTACTTCCGGTGAAAACGATATTATGTTGTTCTCTGCGAACGGTAAATCGATTCGATTCAAAGAGGCCGATGTACGTGCAGTCGGTCGTACCGCCATTGGTGTTCGCGGCATGAAATTGGTTAATGACGAGATCGTCTCTGCGATTGTGGCAGATGAATCAAGCCCTATTCTAACAGCTACTGAAAAAGGCTATGGTAAGCGTACTGAGCTGGAAGAGTACCGCTCTCAAGCACGTGGTGGTTCGGGTGTTATCTCGATCAAAACCTCTGATCGCAATGGCAAGGTAGTAGGCGCTATTCAAGTGACTGACGAAGATGAAATGATGTTGATTTCCAATAAAGGCACATTGGTTCGAGCTCGAGCGGCTGATGTATCGGTTATTGGTCGTAATACTCAAGGTGTAACACTCATTAACATTTCTAAAGGAGAGAAGTTAGTTTCTGTGGCAAAAATTGCTGAAACAGAAGATGATGATTCTGACACACAAGAGATGTCTGAAGAATCGTAA
- a CDS encoding 3-deoxy-7-phosphoheptulonate synthase: MKYNTDNLRITSSAPIMAPNDLMGQYPLSEQGSVGIFQARETIANILMGQDKRLMVIVGPCSIHDSVAAREYAKKLATLREELKEDLFIVMRVYFEKPRTTIGWKGLINDPDLDESFNIDKGLQIARHLLTDIADIDMPVAVEYLDLITPQYISDLISWGAIGARTTESQSHRELASALSCPVGFKNGTTGSLRIAIDAIKSACSPHHLLSVNKEGGVSHYTSSGNESTHIILRGGSDGTNYEEKHVDSASEQLLSEGLNHRVMVDFSHANSEKQFKNQLKVGANVAEQIASGSDKIFGVMIESNINEGNQAIGPLDSLEYGVSVTDSCINWEDTETLLKMLAQSVHTKNT; this comes from the coding sequence ATGAAATACAATACTGACAATTTAAGAATTACCTCAAGTGCGCCAATTATGGCGCCTAATGATCTTATGGGGCAATACCCTTTAAGTGAGCAGGGTTCAGTCGGTATTTTTCAAGCACGCGAAACCATTGCTAATATTTTAATGGGTCAAGATAAGCGCCTGATGGTAATCGTTGGGCCTTGTTCTATTCATGATTCTGTTGCTGCGCGTGAATATGCAAAAAAATTAGCCACATTACGCGAAGAGCTTAAAGAAGATTTATTTATTGTAATGCGTGTGTATTTTGAAAAGCCACGTACCACCATTGGTTGGAAGGGCTTAATTAACGATCCCGATCTAGATGAAAGCTTCAATATTGACAAAGGGCTGCAAATTGCCCGTCATTTGCTTACAGATATTGCTGACATAGATATGCCAGTTGCGGTAGAGTATCTTGATCTTATCACCCCACAATACATCTCTGATTTAATTTCTTGGGGTGCTATTGGTGCGCGTACTACCGAAAGCCAATCGCATCGTGAATTAGCCTCTGCCTTATCTTGCCCAGTGGGCTTTAAAAATGGCACGACTGGCTCACTGAGAATTGCGATTGATGCGATTAAATCAGCTTGCAGTCCGCATCATTTATTATCGGTTAATAAAGAAGGTGGCGTGAGTCATTACACTTCCTCAGGCAACGAAAGTACACACATTATCCTGCGTGGTGGTTCTGACGGTACTAATTACGAAGAAAAGCATGTTGACAGTGCCTCAGAGCAACTATTAAGCGAAGGTTTGAATCATCGTGTCATGGTTGATTTTTCTCATGCCAATAGCGAGAAGCAATTTAAAAATCAACTGAAAGTAGGCGCAAATGTCGCAGAGCAGATTGCATCGGGTTCTGACAAAATATTTGGCGTGATGATTGAGTCGAATATTAACGAAGGCAATCAAGCGATTGGACCTTTAGATTCGCTTGAATATGGCGTTAGTGTCACTGACAGTTGTATTAACTGGGAAGATACTGAAACTTTGCTTAAAATGCTGGCACAATCTGTACACACTAAAAATACCTAA
- a CDS encoding peptide chain release factor 3 — protein MSEVSKRRTFAIISHPDAGKTTVTEKLLLYAGAIKTAGSVKARKASTHATSDWMEMEKERGISITSSIMQFEYDNHVINLLDTPGHEDFSEDTYRTLTAVDSALMVIDVAKGVEMRTIKLMEVCRLRDTPILTFINKLDREGKEPIDLMDEVETVLNIECAPITWPIGMGKRFKGVVHLLEDKVYLYETGKNSEIGENIIIEGVDNPELDNILGTDVASEMRDEVELISETTTPFDLEAFLSGKQTPVFFGSAISNFGIQNLLDGFIEYAPTPKNRESNVREVTPDENKLTGFVFKIQANMDPKHHDRLAFMRIVSGEYKKGMKVLQVATGKQIKIANAVTFMSRERSSAEVAYAGDVIGIHNHGGISIGDTFTQGEKLEFKGIPNFAPELFRRAQLKDPLKAKALQKGLDQLSEEGATQVFRPIINSSQILGAVGILQFDVVAHRLKYEYGVDCQFETIAVATARWVTGDDKDIEQLKAKAGNNVAIDSAGMLTYLAPSMVNLQLTMERHPNLVFSATREH, from the coding sequence ATGTCTGAAGTCTCTAAACGCCGCACGTTCGCGATTATTTCTCATCCAGACGCGGGTAAAACCACCGTCACTGAAAAACTACTTTTATATGCGGGTGCAATTAAAACAGCGGGTAGTGTTAAAGCCAGAAAAGCCAGTACCCACGCTACGTCTGACTGGATGGAAATGGAAAAAGAAAGAGGTATTTCCATCACCTCATCCATCATGCAATTTGAGTATGACAATCACGTCATCAATCTACTTGATACACCAGGACACGAGGATTTCTCTGAAGACACTTACCGCACGCTCACCGCGGTTGACTCAGCACTAATGGTGATTGACGTCGCCAAAGGTGTCGAGATGCGCACCATCAAACTCATGGAAGTTTGTCGCCTACGTGATACACCTATTCTCACCTTTATCAACAAACTTGATCGCGAAGGCAAAGAGCCAATTGATTTAATGGATGAGGTTGAAACTGTCTTAAATATTGAGTGTGCGCCTATTACCTGGCCGATTGGCATGGGTAAGCGCTTCAAAGGCGTAGTACATTTACTCGAAGATAAAGTTTACTTATACGAAACGGGTAAGAACTCTGAGATTGGCGAGAATATTATTATTGAAGGTGTTGACAATCCAGAGCTGGATAATATTCTTGGTACTGATGTTGCAAGCGAAATGCGCGACGAGGTAGAGCTCATTAGTGAAACCACCACGCCATTTGATTTAGAAGCGTTTTTATCCGGCAAACAAACGCCGGTATTTTTTGGATCAGCCATTTCAAACTTTGGTATTCAAAATTTACTCGATGGCTTTATTGAGTATGCACCAACCCCAAAAAATAGAGAGTCAAATGTTCGCGAAGTAACACCTGATGAAAACAAACTCACCGGATTTGTCTTTAAAATTCAAGCTAACATGGATCCCAAACACCATGATCGCCTAGCCTTTATGCGCATTGTTAGCGGCGAATACAAAAAAGGTATGAAGGTTTTGCAAGTTGCCACGGGCAAACAAATTAAGATTGCCAATGCGGTTACCTTTATGTCGCGCGAGCGTAGTTCGGCTGAAGTGGCTTATGCTGGTGATGTAATCGGTATTCATAACCATGGTGGCATTAGCATTGGTGACACTTTCACCCAGGGTGAAAAATTGGAGTTTAAAGGCATTCCTAATTTTGCACCCGAGCTGTTTCGTCGTGCTCAACTCAAAGATCCTCTAAAGGCCAAAGCCCTACAAAAAGGCTTAGACCAGCTCTCAGAAGAAGGTGCCACTCAAGTCTTTCGCCCAATTATTAATAGCTCACAAATCTTGGGTGCTGTCGGTATTTTACAATTTGACGTTGTCGCTCACCGCCTCAAATATGAATACGGCGTAGATTGTCAGTTTGAAACTATTGCTGTGGCCACTGCTCGTTGGGTCACAGGGGATGATAAAGATATTGAACAATTAAAGGCTAAAGCGGGTAATAATGTCGCGATCGATTCAGCAGGCATGCTTACCTACCTAGCGCCTTCTATGGTGAACCTGCAGCTCACTATGGAGCGTCATCCAAATCTAGTATTTTCAGCTACTCGAGAACATTAA
- the parC gene encoding DNA topoisomerase IV subunit A encodes MSQIGLEQQSVAEFSERAYLDYSMYVILDRALPFVGDGLKPVQRRIIYAMSELGLKSTAKFKKSARTVGDVLGKFHPHGDSACYEAMVLMAQPFSYRYPFIDGQGNWGAPDDPKSFAAMRYTESKLSRYADLLLSEINQGTAEWADNFDGSLQEPKNLPAQVPNLLLNGTSGIAVGMATDVPPHNLTEVVNACIQLLDKPSSDLDEIMQIIPAPDYPTSANIVSSSKDLRQIYETGHGSVKMRATYQKEEGDIVIETLPFQTSGSKVIAQIASQMRAKKLPLVDDIRDESDHENPTRIVIVPRSNRVDADSLMLHLFATTDLEKNYRVNMNVIGLDGKPQVKPLVPMLKEWLVYRTQIVTKRLNFRLDKILARLHILEGLLVAFLNIDEVIAIIRENDKPKPILMLHFKLTEIQAEAILELKLRHLAKLEEVKIQSEQAELAAEKDKLELLLSSENRLKTYIKKELKAIIDDFGDERRSYIKADVSVAQAFNEDDLVAAENVTVVLSDKGWVRSAKGHDIDPTALNYKSGDNYLTSVQGRSNKNAIFIDTTGRSYSLLASSLPSARGQGEPLTGRLSPPTGAEFVDVVMGDDAQHILLASDAGYGFIGTVGDLLSKKKAGKASLSVPNGAKVMSVIKVNDLENQYVAVVTNRGRLLVFLVSELPVLSKGKGNKLIQIPAADLKARAEFVVSTCVLLETQNLKVYAGKRHLTIKFQDLTNYIGSRARRGNLLPKGYQGVDALEAIE; translated from the coding sequence ATGAGCCAAATCGGCCTTGAGCAGCAAAGCGTCGCAGAGTTTTCAGAGCGCGCTTATCTTGATTATTCAATGTACGTCATTCTTGATCGTGCTTTGCCGTTTGTCGGCGATGGCCTCAAGCCGGTACAACGCCGTATCATCTATGCAATGAGTGAGCTGGGGCTTAAGTCAACTGCTAAATTTAAAAAATCAGCTCGTACTGTAGGTGATGTTTTAGGTAAGTTTCATCCGCATGGCGATAGTGCTTGTTATGAGGCGATGGTACTTATGGCTCAGCCATTTTCTTATCGCTATCCGTTTATTGATGGCCAAGGAAACTGGGGTGCACCGGACGATCCAAAATCATTTGCTGCGATGCGTTATACCGAGAGTAAGCTTTCTCGTTATGCAGATTTACTATTAAGTGAAATTAATCAAGGCACAGCTGAGTGGGCAGATAATTTTGACGGATCTCTTCAAGAGCCTAAAAACTTGCCAGCACAAGTGCCAAACTTGTTGCTCAATGGTACTTCGGGTATTGCGGTAGGTATGGCAACAGATGTGCCGCCACATAATTTAACAGAAGTGGTGAATGCTTGTATTCAGCTATTAGACAAGCCCTCTAGTGATCTAGATGAAATCATGCAAATTATTCCAGCGCCTGATTATCCAACCAGCGCCAATATTGTATCGTCATCAAAAGATTTAAGGCAGATCTATGAAACGGGTCATGGCTCGGTTAAGATGCGTGCCACTTATCAAAAAGAAGAGGGTGATATTGTTATTGAAACACTGCCTTTCCAAACATCTGGCTCTAAAGTTATTGCTCAAATAGCAAGCCAAATGCGCGCTAAAAAATTACCATTGGTGGATGATATTCGCGATGAATCAGACCATGAAAACCCTACTCGCATTGTGATTGTGCCACGCTCTAATCGAGTTGATGCCGATAGCTTGATGCTGCATTTATTTGCCACTACTGATTTAGAAAAAAATTATCGCGTTAATATGAACGTGATCGGTCTAGATGGTAAGCCACAAGTTAAGCCTTTGGTGCCAATGCTGAAAGAGTGGCTGGTTTATAGAACTCAAATTGTTACTAAGCGACTTAATTTCCGTCTGGACAAAATTCTAGCACGGTTGCATATTTTGGAAGGCTTGTTGGTGGCTTTCTTAAATATTGATGAAGTGATTGCCATTATTCGTGAAAACGATAAGCCAAAACCAATTTTAATGTTACACTTTAAATTGACAGAAATTCAGGCTGAGGCAATTTTAGAGCTTAAATTACGCCATCTTGCCAAACTAGAAGAAGTTAAGATTCAATCAGAGCAAGCTGAATTAGCCGCTGAAAAAGATAAATTAGAGTTGCTGTTATCGAGTGAAAATCGCTTAAAAACCTATATCAAAAAAGAGCTAAAAGCCATTATTGATGATTTTGGTGATGAGCGTAGGTCTTATATTAAAGCGGACGTTAGTGTTGCACAGGCATTTAATGAAGATGATCTAGTAGCTGCTGAAAATGTCACGGTAGTGCTGAGTGACAAAGGCTGGGTGCGTAGTGCCAAAGGTCACGATATTGATCCAACAGCGTTGAATTATAAATCAGGCGACAATTACTTAACCAGTGTGCAGGGAAGAAGCAATAAAAATGCAATTTTTATTGACACCACAGGGCGCTCTTATTCATTACTAGCGAGTTCACTGCCTAGTGCACGAGGACAGGGCGAGCCACTAACTGGCAGGCTTTCTCCGCCAACAGGCGCTGAGTTTGTTGATGTGGTGATGGGTGATGATGCTCAGCATATTTTGCTAGCATCTGATGCAGGCTACGGATTTATTGGTACGGTTGGTGATTTACTCTCAAAGAAAAAAGCGGGCAAGGCTTCGTTGAGTGTGCCAAATGGTGCCAAGGTGATGAGTGTTATTAAGGTTAATGATTTAGAGAATCAATATGTTGCTGTGGTGACTAATCGCGGCCGACTATTGGTTTTCTTGGTTTCTGAGTTGCCTGTTTTATCTAAAGGCAAGGGTAATAAGCTAATCCAAATTCCGGCTGCAGATCTTAAAGCTAGAGCAGAGTTTGTTGTTAGCACTTGTGTCTTGTTAGAAACTCAAAATCTTAAGGTTTATGCGGGAAAGCGCCACTTAACCATTAAATTCCAAGATTTGACTAATTACATTGGCTCAAGAGCTCGACGCGGAAACTTGCTACCTAAAGGCTATCAAGGTGTTGATGCGCTTGAAGCGATTGAGTAA
- a CDS encoding DUF6868 family protein encodes MTITIFQSFLGWSLAINIAVLLSWVLAIKYAHDYVYQVHTYWISITNESFNNIHYGGIGLYKLLIVVFNLVPYFALMLVS; translated from the coding sequence ATGACAATAACAATTTTTCAAAGTTTCTTGGGCTGGAGTTTGGCGATTAACATTGCCGTATTGCTCAGTTGGGTGTTGGCCATTAAGTATGCACATGATTACGTGTATCAAGTGCATACTTATTGGATATCTATTACCAATGAAAGTTTCAACAACATTCATTATGGCGGAATTGGCCTGTATAAATTATTGATCGTTGTCTTTAATTTAGTGCCTTATTTTGCCTTGATGCTAGTTAGCTAA
- the folE2 gene encoding GTP cyclohydrolase FolE2, producing the protein MKSCDLPDTQNNLDTRQIIIDRVGIKDISHPITYIDREGNKSPTVGNFTMTVTLPENVKGTHMSRFIQILNEGPCEFDSGNFGKIIEKVRDRLESETAHIILDFPFFRKKKAPSSGVESMMDYQVTLYGSLDKGVTEVMMKVVVPVTSLCPCSKSISKYGAHNQRSHITIKAKATVGKTLYLEDLIDLAETKASCELYAILKREDEKVVTERAYDNPAFVEDLVRDIAVDLNANNNIDYYRLESENFESIHNHSAYALIENQK; encoded by the coding sequence ATGAAATCTTGTGATTTACCTGATACTCAAAACAACCTAGATACTCGTCAAATTATTATTGATAGAGTGGGTATTAAAGATATTTCACATCCGATTACGTATATAGATCGTGAAGGTAATAAGTCGCCAACGGTGGGTAATTTCACCATGACAGTAACACTACCTGAAAATGTAAAAGGTACGCATATGTCGCGTTTTATTCAGATTTTAAACGAAGGACCGTGCGAGTTTGATAGTGGTAATTTTGGCAAGATTATTGAGAAAGTTCGTGATCGATTAGAATCTGAAACGGCGCATATTATTTTAGATTTTCCATTTTTTCGAAAGAAAAAAGCCCCATCATCAGGTGTTGAATCAATGATGGATTATCAAGTGACTTTATATGGCTCTCTTGACAAAGGTGTTACAGAGGTGATGATGAAAGTGGTGGTACCAGTGACCAGCCTTTGCCCTTGCTCGAAAAGTATTTCAAAATATGGCGCACATAACCAGCGCTCTCACATTACCATCAAGGCCAAGGCGACCGTTGGAAAAACTTTGTATTTAGAGGATTTGATCGATCTTGCTGAGACAAAAGCATCCTGTGAATTGTATGCCATTCTAAAGCGAGAAGATGAGAAAGTTGTGACTGAAAGAGCGTATGATAACCCTGCATTCGTTGAGGATTTAGTGCGTGATATTGCTGTGGATTTGAATGCCAATAACAATATTGATTACTACCGACTTGAGTCAGAAAATTTTGAATCAATTCATAATCACTCAGCTTACGCATTAATTGAAAACCAGAAATAA